From the Companilactobacillus ginsenosidimutans genome, the window CAACCACATTAGTATTTCTAAAAAATATCTTTCTTCAGACGATAATGTTTTAATCATCGATGATTTCTTGGCAAATGGTCAGGCTGTCAACGGGTTGAATGATATTATTAAAGCAGCCGATGCAAGTTTAGCTGGTATCGGTATCGTGATTGAAAAGTCCTTCCAAAAGGGAAGACAATTGATTGATAAAGCCGGAATTCCGGTATATTCTTTAGCACGTATCAAGGCGTTTGAAAACGGCCAAGTTGTCTTTGAACCAGAGAACGAGTAAGCATTAGGAAGGTGGATTTATGACTTTTATTGCACCCGGTAAGACTTTAGGGATTATCGGTAGTGGTAGTGAGACATATCTTTGTGAATTAGAAGCTAAAAGAATGGGCTTTCGTACCATTCTCTTAACTGACAAGCAAGACGACATTGCTACTCAAGCAGCCGATAATTTTCTTGTCGGTGAATTGGAAAATCTTGATAATTTAAACGAATTGGGGCATAGAAGTGACCTTCTGTTATACATGGATGATAACTTTGACAGCCACCTTTTAGAGAGCCTTGGCGAAAAATTTAACGTAGCCCAAGGCTCTAATTTGCTTGCTATATCTCAAGATAGATATATTGAACGAACATTTTTGAATGAATTGAATATCAACGTGCCACCATTTTTCTCAATTGTGACTGTTGATGATATAAAAAAAGCTGTCCAGGAGATTGGTTTTCCATGCATGATTAAACCAATTCAGAAAAATCAAGACTTGTTGAAGCGTCACATTATGTACAACGAAGATGACGTAAAACATGTTCAAGATTTGCTTAAGAATGGGACTTATATTCTTGAAGCATGGATTGATACAAAAGCTGAATATTCGATAATGGTCAGCAAAAGTAAGAATGGAAAAATTCATACTTTCCCAATGATTCATGAGGTGTATGACGGGACTCATTTGATGAGTGCCTACATTTCAAGGAAAAATGACCCAGCAATTGAAGCTGAAATGCAAAGAGTTGCTTTACAGGTGGCTCAAAATATTGACTATGTGGGAATTTTTGGTATAGGATTTATATTGTCCCAGACCGATGTCCTCTATGTTAAAAGCATTTTTCCGGGTATCAATTATGCAGCTAATGTATATCAAGAAGCGACAGGTATTTCACAATTTGAACTCCATATTAGAGCGATTTGTGATTGGCCAATCCCCGAAATTTATCCATTAGTTGATACTGCTATCCTGAAAATTGTTGAAGGAATACTGCCACAAAGTTTGGATCTGTTACAAGAAAAAGCACAATGGAAATTTAACTACTACACTGGTTTCAAAGCGAAGAATGAACCTGCACGAGATGTTGGCTATATCTCTTTAGTCGGAGATAGCGTCGAAAGTCTCAAGCAAGATATTCAATCAACTAAAATTTGGAGAGTAGAGTAAATATATGATTGACAGATATGTGACCCAAAAGATGAAGCCCATTTGGACTGATCAAAACAAATTTCAAGCATGGCTAGAAGTTGAAATAGCTTCCGTTGAAGCCTGGAGTAAGCTTGGTGAGATTCCAGCTGAAGACGTTGAAAAAATTGCTAAGAACGCAAAATTTGACGTTTCTGAGATAGCTGAGATTGAAAAAGATACTAAGCATGATGTAGTTGCCTTTACACGTGACGTTTCAAAGTCACTAGGCGACGAAAAGAAATGGGTTCATTTTGGTTTAACATCAACAGACGTTGTTGATACAGCATATGGCTACTTAATGAAGCAAGCCAATGATATTATCCGCGAAGATTTAGACACTTTCCTTGAAGTAGTAAAGAACAAGGCCCTAGAGTACAAAGATACAGTAATGATAGGTCGTACTCACGGTGTTCACGCTGAACCAACAACATTTGGTTTGGTCCTAGCAAACTGGTATTCAGAAATCAAACGAGACATCGAACGCTTTGATCATGCCGCAAAAGGCGTTGAAGCAGGAAAAATTAGTGGTGCTGTAGGTAGTTTTGCCAACGTACCACCAGAAGTAGAAGCATTCGTTTGTGACAAATTAGGCATCAGAGCTCAAGAAGTATCAACACAAGTACTTCCAAGAGATCTACACGCTGAATACATCACAACAATGGCAATCATCGCTACCTCAGTAGAAAGATTTGCCCTTGAAGTAAGACATATGCAAAGAACCGAAGTTCGTGAAGCCGAGGAATATTTCGCAGCCGGACAAAAAGGTTCATCAGCAATGCCACATAAAAGAAATCCAATCGGTTCAGAAAACGTAACTGGATTAGCAAGAGTAATCAGAGGACACGCACTAACAGCCATGGAAGATATTCCATTATGGCATGAACGTGATATCTCACACAGTTCCGCAGAAAGAATCATAATTCCAGATACAACAGAACTACTAGACTACATCTTGACAAGATTTACAAAGATCACAAAAGATCTAACAGTATTCCCAGACAAGATGAAAGAAAACATGAACATAACACACGGCCTAATCTACTCACAAAGAGTTCTACTAAAACTAGTAGAATCAGGACTAAGTAGAGAAGCAGCCTACGACATAGTACAACCATTAACAGCCAAAGTTTGGGACGAAGGAAAAGACTTCAGAACACTACTAGAAGCCGACAACCGAGTAACAGACAACCTAACAAAAGAACAACTAGACGATGCCTTCGACTATCACTGGCACATCAAACACGTCGACGACATCTTCAGACGAGTAGGTCTAGAATAAATTAAATAAACGCTGTGAATTCAGCAAAAAGAGATATGGTCGAAAACCAAGAGAAAAACAGTTTTCGACCATATTTTTGTTTTTTAAGTGAAGTTTTTGAGTATATATTTTTTTGAGAATTTCACAACTAATGAAGCAACGATAACCATGAAATGGAAATAAAGTAACCAATGTTTATATTCCAAATATTTGGGGTATTCCCGCCGGTACAACGAAGTTAGTGACAAACTGCAAGCGAAGTGAAGCACCAGATGGAGGAATGAAATCGATTTTGGGCTAAATGGCTAAATTTTACTTAGTCGAGCGAACTACTCGACTTAGTAAAAGGGGCAGCTTGAAGACTTTTCGAACTGTGAAAAGGCTCCAAGTGTCCCAGCCATGTTCCAGCCCAAAAAATCGATTTCATTCCGGAATCGGCAGTACTCCACCACCCATTGCAGTTTAAGCCAGTAAACAAACGTTCGTACCAGTATGAATAACCCCAAAAATTTGCTACAATATAAGACGAATGTTTTTTATGAAAATGTTGATTTAACAATGATTTGGAGAGTAATTGATGTCTGAAGAAAGCTTATTAAAAGGATTAAATCCAGAACAACAAGAAGCAGTAAAGGCAACCGAAGGCCCACTACTAATAATGGCCGGTGCCGGAAGTGGTAAAACACGAGTTTTGACACATCGTGTCGCTTATTTAATTAAAGAAAAAAATATTATGCCTTGGCATATTTTGGCAATCACATTTACCAATAAAGCTGCAAAAGAAATGAAAGAACGTATTGGTAATTTATTGCAAGAAGACGGTGCGGATGTTTGGGTCTCAACATTCCACTCCCTTTGTGTACGAATTTTGCGAAGTGACATTGATAAGATTGGTTATTCAAAATCATTTACAATTGCAGATCCTGCTGAAACTCGTACTTTGATGAAGCAAATCGTTGTTAGAATGAATTTGGATCCCAAACGTTATGATCCAAAGGCAATCCTAGGAGAAATTAGCAATGCTAAGAATGATTTGATTGGTCCACGTGAATACGCAAAGACCGCTAAATCACCTTTTGAACAAACAGTTGCTATGGCCTATGACCATTACGATAAAGAAATGGAACGAAATCAATCCATGGATTTTGATGACTTGATCATGAAGACCAATATTTTGTTTGATAAAAATCCAGACGTTTTGGAAAAATATCAAGATAAATTTACTTATATTCACGTCGATGAATACCAGGATACCAATGAAGCTCAATACAAGTTGGTTAAACATCTCGGCGCAAAATATCGTAATGTCTGCGTTGTTGGGGATGCCGACCAGAGTATTTACGGTTGGCGTGGCGCCAATATCAAGAACATTATGGACTTCGAAGATGATTATCCCGAAGCTACTTCAATTAAGCTGGAACAAAATTATCGTTCGACTCAAACAATTCTGAATGCAGCCAATAAGGTAATCAACCACAATGGCAACAGAAAGCCCAAGGAATTGTGGACTGACAATAAAAAGGGTGAAGACATCGATTTGTATCGTGCGCAAAATGAGTCTGATGAAGCACTTTTTGTTATCGAACAAATTAAGAATCTTTTACTTAAAGGATTCAACTACGGTGATTATGCGATTTTGTATCGTACTAACGCACAATCTCGTGTATTCGAAGAGAAACTTATGCAGTCAAACATTCCATACAAGATTGTTGGAGGGCATAAGTTCTACGATCGTAAGGAAATCAAAGATATCTTGGCTTATCTTCGATTGATAGCCAATCCAGATGATTCAATGAGTTTTCAACGAGTGATCAATTCACCAAAACGTGGAATTGGTCCTGGAACAATTGAAAAACTACAAACATTCGCTAACGAACACGATTGGTCATTACTTGAAGCAGCACAAAATGTCGACCTATCGCCAATCGGTGGCAAGCAAAACAAGACCATCGGTGATTTTGCCCAAAAAATTACTGCTCTGGCAAAACAAAGCGAGACGTCATCAATGAATGATTTGATGACTAGTTTGTTAGATGATTCAGGTTACTTGGATGATCTACACAAGCAAAATAATCTTGAATCTGAAACTAGAATTGAGAATATCCAAGAACTTCAAACTGTTACAACACAGTTTGATCAAACTTATGAGCCAGATGAAACTATCGACCAAACAAGACTTTCTGCCTTCTTGACTGATTTGTCACTAACTAGTGATCAAGATGATTTGGAAGAAAATCAAAAAGAAGTTACCTTGATGACATTACATGCTGCCAAAGGTTTGGAATTCCCAGTTGTATTCTTAGTTGGACTGGAAGAAGGGATTTTCCCATCATCACGTTCAATGATGAAAGAAGAAGACATGGAAGAGGAACGTCGATTAGCTTACGTTGGTATCACACGTGCCGAAAAGAGATTGTTCGTAACCAATGCTTACAGTCGTATGTTGTACGGTCGAGTTCAGAGCAATCAAATGTCACGTTTCGTTGATGAAATTGGTGATGAAAACTTGAATCTAGTTAACGCAAATGCTGGAGCAATGCCATTCAAGAAAAAAGATGATGGTGAATTTCCATTTGCGCGTCGTCGCCGTGAATCAGCACTTCATTCAAGTTACAAAGTCTCAACAGCTCATGCTGCAGCTGGCGCACAGGGTGCAGAGAATGTTAGTTGGACTATTGGTGACAAGGTTGACCATAAGAAGTGGGGTCAAGGTACAGTTGTTAAAGTAACTGGTAATGGTAAGAATGCTGAACTTGATGTTGCTTTTGACAATGAAGGAATTAAACGATTATTAGCAGAATTTGCACCAATTAAAAAAGTTACTGATTAAGGAGAGCAATTATGGCTGATGAAAACATTACAAAACAAGCTGCCAACGATGAGCTTGCACAATTGCGTGAAACGCTAAATGAATACCGTGATGCCTATTACACCAAAGATGCGCCATTAGTTGAAGATAGTGAGTATGACAAGCAATATAATCGATTGCTGGATTTGGAACAGCAATTTCCAGACCTTGTAACTGCAGATTCACCATCACAATTAGTTGGTGATTCAGTCAATCCTGAATTCAATAAAGTAACACATGAAATTCCCATGCTCTCAATGGGGGA encodes:
- the pcrA gene encoding DNA helicase PcrA, which codes for MSEESLLKGLNPEQQEAVKATEGPLLIMAGAGSGKTRVLTHRVAYLIKEKNIMPWHILAITFTNKAAKEMKERIGNLLQEDGADVWVSTFHSLCVRILRSDIDKIGYSKSFTIADPAETRTLMKQIVVRMNLDPKRYDPKAILGEISNAKNDLIGPREYAKTAKSPFEQTVAMAYDHYDKEMERNQSMDFDDLIMKTNILFDKNPDVLEKYQDKFTYIHVDEYQDTNEAQYKLVKHLGAKYRNVCVVGDADQSIYGWRGANIKNIMDFEDDYPEATSIKLEQNYRSTQTILNAANKVINHNGNRKPKELWTDNKKGEDIDLYRAQNESDEALFVIEQIKNLLLKGFNYGDYAILYRTNAQSRVFEEKLMQSNIPYKIVGGHKFYDRKEIKDILAYLRLIANPDDSMSFQRVINSPKRGIGPGTIEKLQTFANEHDWSLLEAAQNVDLSPIGGKQNKTIGDFAQKITALAKQSETSSMNDLMTSLLDDSGYLDDLHKQNNLESETRIENIQELQTVTTQFDQTYEPDETIDQTRLSAFLTDLSLTSDQDDLEENQKEVTLMTLHAAKGLEFPVVFLVGLEEGIFPSSRSMMKEEDMEEERRLAYVGITRAEKRLFVTNAYSRMLYGRVQSNQMSRFVDEIGDENLNLVNANAGAMPFKKKDDGEFPFARRRRESALHSSYKVSTAHAAAGAQGAENVSWTIGDKVDHKKWGQGTVVKVTGNGKNAELDVAFDNEGIKRLLAEFAPIKKVTD
- a CDS encoding ATP-grasp domain-containing protein; its protein translation is MTFIAPGKTLGIIGSGSETYLCELEAKRMGFRTILLTDKQDDIATQAADNFLVGELENLDNLNELGHRSDLLLYMDDNFDSHLLESLGEKFNVAQGSNLLAISQDRYIERTFLNELNINVPPFFSIVTVDDIKKAVQEIGFPCMIKPIQKNQDLLKRHIMYNEDDVKHVQDLLKNGTYILEAWIDTKAEYSIMVSKSKNGKIHTFPMIHEVYDGTHLMSAYISRKNDPAIEAEMQRVALQVAQNIDYVGIFGIGFILSQTDVLYVKSIFPGINYAANVYQEATGISQFELHIRAICDWPIPEIYPLVDTAILKIVEGILPQSLDLLQEKAQWKFNYYTGFKAKNEPARDVGYISLVGDSVESLKQDIQSTKIWRVE
- the purB gene encoding adenylosuccinate lyase; translated protein: MIDRYVTQKMKPIWTDQNKFQAWLEVEIASVEAWSKLGEIPAEDVEKIAKNAKFDVSEIAEIEKDTKHDVVAFTRDVSKSLGDEKKWVHFGLTSTDVVDTAYGYLMKQANDIIREDLDTFLEVVKNKALEYKDTVMIGRTHGVHAEPTTFGLVLANWYSEIKRDIERFDHAAKGVEAGKISGAVGSFANVPPEVEAFVCDKLGIRAQEVSTQVLPRDLHAEYITTMAIIATSVERFALEVRHMQRTEVREAEEYFAAGQKGSSAMPHKRNPIGSENVTGLARVIRGHALTAMEDIPLWHERDISHSSAERIIIPDTTELLDYILTRFTKITKDLTVFPDKMKENMNITHGLIYSQRVLLKLVESGLSREAAYDIVQPLTAKVWDEGKDFRTLLEADNRVTDNLTKEQLDDAFDYHWHIKHVDDIFRRVGLE